A stretch of Dyella sp. BiH032 DNA encodes these proteins:
- a CDS encoding glycosyltransferase — MVEFIAGVNPCPAPVCTVCIANYNGESLLEACLDSILSQSLYGRLQIIVHDDASLDGSVALIKRKYPQVDLLISTQNVGFCVANNRMVDLARAPYVLLLNNDAALFPDGVETLLTMAEASAQPAVLTLPQYDWQTGDLVDRGCRLDYFYNPVPNVEPRHPELAMTIGACLWAPVTLWRQLGGLPDWMESLGEDLFFCCLARLRGARVLVADQSGYRHWQGKTFGGNKASEGALSTTMRRRRLSERNKTYALFVCTPSIAMWAWLTLHLCLLLSEGCILALLKRDLAILTGIYLPVPVALLKNRAMLMDYRSQVSQQRSLSLHAYFSAFTWIPRKLSMLFRYGIPHIGK, encoded by the coding sequence ATGGTTGAATTCATTGCCGGCGTAAACCCCTGTCCTGCGCCGGTCTGTACCGTCTGTATCGCCAATTACAACGGCGAGTCGCTACTGGAAGCCTGCCTCGACTCTATTCTCTCCCAGAGCCTTTACGGGCGCCTGCAGATCATTGTCCATGATGATGCGTCCTTGGACGGCTCAGTAGCCCTGATCAAGCGCAAGTACCCGCAAGTCGACCTGCTGATCAGCACTCAGAACGTGGGCTTCTGCGTTGCCAACAACCGCATGGTGGATCTTGCCCGCGCGCCTTACGTCCTGCTGCTCAACAATGACGCGGCGCTGTTTCCCGATGGGGTGGAAACGCTGCTGACCATGGCGGAAGCCTCAGCCCAGCCGGCGGTCCTGACCTTGCCGCAATACGACTGGCAGACGGGCGACTTGGTGGACCGGGGATGTCGCCTTGATTACTTCTACAATCCCGTGCCCAACGTGGAGCCGCGCCATCCAGAGCTTGCCATGACCATCGGCGCCTGCCTTTGGGCGCCAGTGACTCTTTGGAGGCAACTCGGCGGCTTACCCGACTGGATGGAATCCCTCGGTGAAGACCTGTTCTTTTGCTGTCTCGCCAGACTCCGGGGGGCTCGGGTGCTTGTCGCGGACCAAAGCGGCTACCGCCATTGGCAAGGCAAGACCTTTGGAGGAAACAAAGCCAGCGAAGGTGCATTGAGCACAACGATGAGGCGGCGGCGGCTCAGCGAGCGCAACAAGACTTATGCCTTGTTCGTATGCACGCCGTCCATTGCCATGTGGGCATGGCTCACGCTGCATTTGTGCCTTCTGCTCAGTGAAGGATGCATCCTGGCTTTACTCAAGCGCGATTTAGCCATTCTGACGGGCATCTATCTCCCGGTCCCCGTGGCCCTCCTGAAGAACCGCGCCATGCTTATGGACTACCGTTCGCAAGTTTCCCAGCAACGGAGCCTCTCTCTGCACGCCTACTTTTCGGCATTCACTTGGATACCAAGGAAGCTATCCATGCTCTTCAGATACGGCATACCACACATCGGCAAATAG
- a CDS encoding glycosyltransferase family 2 protein translates to MSERIGSAGGTLAVVVAYHPDAESLRRLLGALVEQVHAVVVVDNTPAGSLIAAEEVRRCEGVPVRLIQWGENRGIAEALNEGIRLAQSESFEFVLLSDQDSLPPANMVRGLYEVFENASATGLNVACVSPQYFDRTTNQAFPFQVQKPDRLFYSNAGTEAADPWLEAFTTITSGSLIPVRVLKDVGGMRAEYFIDNVDIEWCLRARHMGYVILGTSKVRLHHQLGQNPFRVWVLRWRLYGTYSPVRFYYKYRNFLLMWRLSYVPLRWKLRACWYWIGQFYAYVFFSPDRWKNLSMIAKGIRDGMLGRTGPIDRLRK, encoded by the coding sequence GTGAGCGAGCGTATCGGTAGTGCAGGCGGGACGTTGGCAGTCGTGGTCGCTTATCACCCGGACGCCGAATCATTGCGGCGGCTGCTTGGTGCCTTGGTAGAACAGGTGCATGCCGTTGTCGTGGTGGATAACACCCCTGCGGGAAGCCTGATTGCAGCCGAGGAGGTACGGAGGTGCGAAGGCGTGCCTGTCCGTCTCATCCAGTGGGGTGAAAATCGAGGCATTGCGGAAGCGCTCAACGAGGGCATTCGGTTGGCTCAGAGCGAATCCTTTGAATTCGTTCTGCTCAGCGACCAGGACAGCTTGCCGCCCGCCAATATGGTGCGTGGTCTCTACGAGGTCTTTGAAAACGCTTCGGCCACCGGGTTGAATGTCGCTTGTGTCAGCCCGCAGTACTTTGATCGCACTACCAATCAGGCGTTCCCATTTCAGGTTCAGAAGCCCGATCGCCTCTTCTATTCCAATGCGGGTACCGAGGCGGCGGACCCATGGCTTGAAGCCTTCACCACCATTACGTCCGGCTCGCTCATTCCGGTGCGTGTGCTGAAAGATGTTGGAGGCATGCGGGCGGAGTACTTCATCGACAACGTCGATATCGAATGGTGTCTCAGGGCCCGGCACATGGGATATGTGATCCTGGGGACATCAAAGGTCCGGCTTCATCATCAACTGGGCCAGAACCCGTTCCGGGTATGGGTGCTTAGATGGCGGTTGTACGGCACGTATAGTCCGGTGAGGTTCTATTACAAGTACCGGAACTTCCTGTTGATGTGGCGGCTCTCTTACGTGCCCTTGCGCTGGAAACTACGCGCGTGCTGGTACTGGATCGGGCAGTTCTATGCCTACGTGTTCTTCTCACCGGATCGATGGAAGAATTTGTCCATGATCGCGAAGGGTATTCGCGATGGAATGTTGGGGCGTACCGGCCCCATCGACCGGCTACGCAAATAG
- a CDS encoding oligosaccharide flippase family protein: MSLKVGKNALVNIVGVVLPSLVGIVALRFLLDSLGQSAMGVFTLALGLVGISGILDFGLSRGITRYVAHACAAAIEWRHVSAVLARCIALLCAIGVVVGGLIWLAVPHLTQWLRCEDASLCGETVGGFRWIGLSIPFALMSSGILSMLEGRQEFVKVNLVKVPVGFLVFIVPALVAGYTHSLSWTLSALAGVRILGFLLCMTMAPFAFRDFLLAGKEGELRRLLAFSGWLSVSNVISPFLVYGDRFYLASVVPAGTMALYTVPFDAAYRGTALPLAGLNAVFPALTQAGALGANRARLFARAREALFLFWLYPLAIGCLLGKEILTLWLGVSFADQGWRLFQVVIGGVCLNGLAHLAVAMLHADGRSDLTAKFHVGELLPYGVLVVLLVGRYGVLGAAMAWSLRVMADFLLLCLAVGFRRIVGWDDLVKLVMPSMAIVATVLVVGGADNWMARLAISVAIALLGLLTFARMLALSRPVWKGR; this comes from the coding sequence ATGAGCCTTAAAGTCGGCAAAAATGCCCTGGTGAATATTGTCGGCGTTGTATTGCCGTCTCTCGTCGGTATCGTTGCGCTCCGCTTCCTGCTCGATTCGCTCGGCCAATCGGCGATGGGCGTTTTTACGCTAGCTTTGGGACTGGTCGGTATCTCGGGAATATTGGACTTCGGTCTGAGTCGCGGAATCACGCGCTATGTGGCGCATGCCTGTGCGGCGGCCATCGAATGGCGACATGTATCCGCAGTACTGGCGAGATGCATCGCGCTGCTTTGTGCGATAGGGGTCGTCGTTGGCGGCCTTATCTGGTTGGCAGTGCCTCATTTGACACAGTGGCTTCGTTGCGAAGACGCATCGTTGTGCGGCGAAACCGTGGGCGGGTTTCGCTGGATAGGATTGAGCATTCCATTTGCGCTCATGTCGAGCGGCATCCTTAGCATGCTTGAAGGCCGCCAGGAGTTCGTCAAAGTAAACCTGGTAAAGGTGCCGGTAGGATTCCTGGTGTTTATCGTTCCTGCCTTGGTTGCAGGCTATACGCACAGCCTTTCTTGGACGTTATCTGCGCTGGCGGGGGTGAGGATCCTTGGATTCCTGCTGTGCATGACGATGGCTCCTTTCGCGTTCAGAGACTTCCTGCTGGCAGGAAAAGAAGGGGAGTTGCGACGGTTATTGGCCTTCAGCGGTTGGCTATCCGTCAGTAACGTGATTTCGCCCTTCCTGGTTTATGGAGACCGGTTCTACCTGGCCTCGGTAGTTCCGGCGGGCACGATGGCGCTTTATACGGTTCCTTTCGATGCCGCTTATCGCGGTACAGCGTTGCCTTTGGCGGGACTGAATGCCGTCTTTCCTGCACTGACCCAGGCAGGCGCGCTGGGTGCAAACCGTGCTCGGCTCTTTGCTCGCGCGCGGGAAGCGCTGTTCCTGTTCTGGCTATATCCATTAGCGATTGGCTGTCTCCTCGGGAAGGAGATACTGACGCTGTGGCTCGGGGTCTCTTTTGCCGATCAAGGGTGGCGCCTGTTTCAGGTGGTGATTGGCGGAGTCTGCTTGAATGGGCTTGCACATTTGGCGGTGGCTATGTTGCACGCGGACGGCAGGAGCGATTTGACCGCCAAATTCCACGTGGGCGAACTGCTCCCCTATGGCGTCCTGGTCGTGCTGCTGGTTGGGCGGTACGGCGTTCTGGGCGCAGCCATGGCGTGGTCGCTCCGGGTGATGGCGGACTTCCTGTTGTTATGCCTCGCGGTCGGATTTCGTCGCATTGTTGGTTGGGACGATCTAGTCAAGCTGGTCATGCCGAGTATGGCCATCGTTGCCACCGTGCTGGTCGTAGGTGGTGCGGACAACTGGATGGCTCGCCTCGCAATATCCGTCGCCATTGCGCTTCTGGGCCTTCTCACGTTTGCGCGAATGCTTGCGCTGTCTCGCCCTGTTTGGAAAGGACGCTGA
- a CDS encoding glycosyltransferase family 2 protein, whose product MDRISIVLPAKNEAAALKTLLPRLRAAQPDAEIIVVDDGSTDDTRDICASAGVQCLSSPYSMGNGAAIKRGARAASGDILVFMDGDGQHDPADIARLLERLGQGYDMVVGARDWGSQAGVGRGVANTIYNWLATRMTGHEVADLTSGFRAVRAGRFREFLHLLPNGFSYPTTSTMAFFRSAYPVAYLPIKAAQRVGKSHIKPLKDGVRFLLIIFKIATLYSPLKLFAPTAVVFFLLGCANYAWTFSQEGRLTNMSTLMWSAAVIVFLIGLVSEQITALMYVSSEQGGTHGPK is encoded by the coding sequence TTGGACCGTATCAGTATCGTTTTGCCGGCCAAGAACGAGGCCGCGGCCCTGAAGACCCTGCTGCCCCGCCTGCGCGCAGCCCAGCCTGATGCCGAAATCATCGTGGTGGATGACGGGTCGACGGACGATACCCGTGATATCTGCGCCTCCGCCGGGGTCCAGTGCCTGTCCTCCCCGTACTCGATGGGCAATGGCGCGGCGATCAAGCGAGGTGCCCGGGCAGCCAGCGGCGACATTCTCGTGTTCATGGACGGCGACGGCCAGCATGATCCGGCGGACATCGCGCGACTGCTGGAGCGGCTGGGGCAGGGCTACGACATGGTGGTCGGCGCACGGGACTGGGGCAGCCAGGCGGGCGTGGGACGCGGCGTGGCCAATACGATCTACAACTGGCTGGCCACGCGGATGACGGGGCATGAAGTGGCGGATCTGACCTCAGGCTTCCGCGCCGTTCGCGCCGGGCGCTTCCGCGAATTTCTGCACTTGTTGCCGAACGGCTTCTCCTATCCGACGACCAGCACGATGGCGTTCTTCCGCAGCGCGTATCCGGTGGCATATCTGCCGATCAAGGCGGCGCAGCGGGTGGGGAAGAGTCATATCAAGCCGTTGAAGGACGGTGTTCGGTTTCTGCTGATCATCTTCAAGATCGCGACGCTGTATTCGCCGTTGAAGTTGTTTGCGCCGACGGCGGTGGTGTTCTTCCTGCTGGGGTGCGCCAATTACGCCTGGACGTTCTCGCAGGAAGGCCGTCTGACCAACATGAGCACGCTGATGTGGAGCGCCGCGGTGATCGTTTTCCTGATTGGATTGGTGTCCGAGCAGATCACGGCGCTTATGTACGTGTCTTCGGAGCAGGGCGGGACCCACGGGCCAAAATGA
- the pilB gene encoding type IV-A pilus assembly ATPase PilB: MATQMQPSLSGLSGMARRLVSEGVLPEPDVRKAVADSAQHKTSLTSWLLDNNLVESARLTQIASAEFGMPAMDVSSLQPTSMPLNLISEALVNKHHALPLFRRGKRLFVGIADPMQSHALDEIKFHSNCMVEPILVERGQLHRVIESALNTMNATVPDLGGDDLEELALEAGDDDGDTTGIDATANEDAPVVKFVNKILVDAIKRGASDIHFEPFETQYRVRLRMDGMLRAVASPPMKLATRISSRLKVMAGLDIAERRVPQDGRIKLNLSKSRSVDFRVSTLPTLFGEKIVLRILDASTAKLGIDKLGYEEVQKQLYLDAIHKPYGMVLVTGPTGSGKTVSLYTALNILNTNERNISTVEDPVEIRVEGINQVQQNTKRGMTFAAALRSFLRQDPDVIMVGEIRDLETAEIAIKAAQTGHMVLSTLHTNDAPQTIARLMNMGIAPYNITSSVTLVIAQRLARRLHDCKKPMDLPPQTLLAAGFTQEEIDAGLTLFEAVGCDHCNEGYKGRVGIYQVMPMLEDIQKIVLQGGNAMQIAEVARKAGINDLRASALMKVKQGVTSLAEIDRVTKD, encoded by the coding sequence ATGGCGACGCAAATGCAACCGTCTTTGTCGGGCCTGTCAGGCATGGCCCGGCGACTGGTGTCCGAGGGGGTGCTCCCCGAGCCGGACGTGCGCAAGGCGGTGGCCGACTCGGCCCAGCACAAGACCTCGCTCACCTCCTGGCTGCTCGACAACAACCTGGTCGAAAGCGCCCGCCTGACCCAGATCGCCTCCGCCGAGTTCGGCATGCCGGCCATGGATGTCTCGTCGCTGCAGCCGACCAGCATGCCGCTCAACCTGATCAGCGAGGCGCTGGTCAACAAGCACCATGCCCTGCCCCTGTTCCGGCGCGGCAAGCGCCTGTTCGTCGGCATCGCCGACCCCATGCAGTCCCACGCGCTGGACGAGATCAAGTTCCACTCCAACTGCATGGTGGAACCGATCCTGGTCGAGCGCGGGCAGCTGCACCGGGTGATCGAGAGCGCGCTCAACACGATGAATGCCACCGTCCCGGATCTCGGCGGGGACGATCTGGAAGAACTGGCGCTGGAAGCCGGCGACGACGACGGCGACACCACGGGCATCGACGCCACCGCGAACGAAGACGCGCCGGTCGTCAAGTTCGTCAACAAGATCCTGGTCGATGCGATCAAGCGCGGCGCGTCGGACATTCATTTCGAGCCATTCGAAACCCAGTACCGGGTGCGCCTGCGCATGGACGGCATGCTGCGCGCGGTGGCCAGCCCGCCGATGAAACTGGCGACGCGTATTTCCTCGCGCCTGAAGGTGATGGCTGGCCTGGACATCGCCGAGCGCCGCGTCCCGCAGGACGGCCGTATCAAGCTCAACCTCTCCAAGAGCCGCTCGGTCGACTTCCGCGTCAGCACGCTGCCGACCCTGTTCGGCGAGAAGATCGTGCTGCGTATCCTGGACGCCTCCACGGCGAAGCTGGGCATCGACAAGCTGGGTTACGAGGAGGTGCAGAAGCAGCTCTACCTCGACGCCATCCACAAGCCCTACGGCATGGTGCTCGTCACCGGCCCCACGGGTTCGGGTAAGACGGTGTCGCTGTACACCGCGCTCAATATCCTCAATACCAACGAGCGCAATATCTCCACGGTCGAGGACCCGGTCGAAATCCGCGTGGAAGGCATCAACCAGGTCCAGCAGAACACCAAGCGCGGCATGACCTTCGCGGCGGCCCTGCGCTCCTTCCTGCGCCAGGACCCGGACGTGATCATGGTCGGCGAAATCCGCGACCTGGAAACGGCTGAGATCGCCATCAAGGCCGCGCAGACCGGTCACATGGTGTTGTCCACCCTGCATACCAACGACGCGCCGCAGACCATCGCCCGCCTGATGAACATGGGCATCGCGCCGTACAACATCACCTCTTCGGTCACCCTGGTGATCGCCCAGCGCCTGGCCCGCCGCCTGCACGACTGCAAGAAGCCGATGGACCTGCCGCCGCAGACGCTGCTGGCCGCAGGCTTTACACAGGAAGAGATCGACGCCGGCCTGACCCTTTTCGAAGCCGTGGGCTGCGACCACTGCAACGAGGGCTACAAGGGCCGCGTGGGCATCTATCAGGTGATGCCGATGCTGGAGGACATCCAGAAGATCGTGCTGCAGGGCGGCAACGCGATGCAGATCGCCGAGGTGGCCCGCAAGGCCGGCATCAACGACCTGCGCGCATCGGCCCTCATGAAGGTCAAGCAGGGCGTGACCAGCCTCGCCGAAATCGATCGCGTCACCAAGGACTGA
- a CDS encoding type II secretion system F family protein, which translates to MATVTAAKDARARGAERAAVSQLTMYDWIALDKRGKRMKGEMPAKNASLVKAELRRQGMNPQTVRERSKPLFGASGSKVKPRDVAIFSRQIATMMASGVPMVQAFEIIADGQKNIRFKNMLVDVKQNIEGGAALHEALGKYPIQFDELYRNLVHAGESAGVLDTVLDTVATYKERMEGIKSKIKKALFYPVMVLVVAMLVSMILLLFVVPVFQQTFKDAGAELPAPTQIVISASQFMQSYWYVVIGVIVGSIVALVMAKNRSPAVAHFLDRLMLRIPVIGNILRQSAIARFARTLGVTFRAGVPLVEAMDAVAGATGSIVYANAVRQMRDDVAVGHQLQLAMRQTGLFPNMVVQMTAIGEESGALDNMLFKVAEFYEEEVNNAVDTLSTLLEPLIMVILGVLVGGMVVSLYLPIFKLAGTV; encoded by the coding sequence ATGGCCACAGTCACGGCAGCCAAAGACGCTCGCGCCCGCGGCGCAGAGCGTGCCGCCGTCAGCCAGCTGACCATGTACGACTGGATCGCGCTGGACAAGCGCGGCAAGCGCATGAAGGGCGAAATGCCGGCGAAGAACGCGTCGCTGGTCAAGGCCGAGCTGCGCCGCCAGGGCATGAACCCCCAGACGGTCCGCGAGCGGTCCAAGCCGCTCTTCGGCGCCAGCGGCAGCAAGGTCAAGCCGCGCGACGTCGCTATCTTCAGTCGCCAGATCGCCACGATGATGGCCTCAGGCGTGCCGATGGTGCAGGCCTTCGAGATCATCGCCGACGGCCAGAAGAACATCCGTTTCAAGAACATGCTCGTCGATGTGAAGCAGAACATCGAGGGCGGCGCGGCGCTGCATGAGGCGCTGGGCAAGTATCCGATCCAGTTCGACGAGCTCTACCGCAACCTGGTGCATGCGGGCGAATCCGCGGGCGTGCTGGACACGGTGCTGGACACCGTGGCCACGTACAAGGAGCGGATGGAGGGCATCAAGAGCAAGATCAAGAAGGCGCTGTTCTATCCCGTCATGGTGCTGGTCGTGGCCATGCTGGTGAGCATGATCCTGCTGCTGTTCGTCGTGCCCGTGTTCCAGCAGACCTTTAAGGATGCGGGCGCGGAACTGCCAGCGCCTACCCAGATCGTGATCAGCGCATCGCAGTTCATGCAGAGCTACTGGTACGTGGTGATCGGCGTCATCGTGGGCAGCATCGTGGCGCTCGTGATGGCCAAGAACCGGTCGCCGGCGGTGGCCCACTTCCTGGATCGCCTGATGCTGAGGATTCCGGTGATCGGCAACATCCTCCGCCAATCGGCCATCGCCCGCTTCGCCCGCACCCTCGGCGTGACTTTCCGTGCCGGCGTGCCGCTGGTCGAGGCGATGGACGCGGTCGCCGGCGCCACCGGCAGCATCGTCTACGCCAATGCCGTGCGGCAAATGCGCGACGACGTCGCCGTCGGCCATCAGCTGCAGCTGGCCATGCGCCAGACCGGCCTGTTCCCCAACATGGTGGTGCAGATGACCGCCATCGGCGAGGAATCCGGTGCCCTGGACAACATGCTGTTCAAGGTGGCCGAGTTCTACGAGGAAGAGGTCAACAATGCCGTGGACACGCTGTCCACCCTGCTCGAACCGCTGATCATGGTGATCCTCGGCGTGCTCGTCGGCGGCATGGTGGTATCGCTGTACCTGCCGATCTTCAAGCTCGCCGGCACGGTGTAA
- a CDS encoding A24 family peptidase produces the protein MPELPLWAWIATAAVLGLLVGSFLNVVILRLPERMTAMWRQEARDVLELEAEDATPLPPGIVREPSHCPHCKHRLSALDNIPLFGWLFLGGRCRYCRAAISIQYPLVELLSGVLSALVVWKFGPTWPALAGLAFTWMLIALAGIDFRTQYLPDQINYPLLWLGLLLSVLPMFVNPVAAIVGAAVGYLSLWSVYWLFKLATGKEGMGYGDFKLLAALGAWMGPGKLLPIVLLSSLVGALIGGALIALRKHQRELPMPFGPFIAMAGWICFMAGDWLLDTYARLTGLR, from the coding sequence ATGCCTGAGCTTCCCCTCTGGGCCTGGATCGCCACGGCAGCCGTGCTCGGCCTGCTCGTCGGCAGCTTCCTGAACGTAGTGATCCTGCGCCTGCCCGAACGCATGACGGCGATGTGGCGCCAGGAGGCGCGCGACGTCCTGGAACTTGAAGCCGAAGATGCGACGCCCCTGCCCCCGGGCATCGTGCGTGAGCCTTCGCATTGTCCCCATTGCAAGCACCGGCTTTCGGCGCTGGACAATATCCCGCTGTTCGGCTGGCTGTTCCTGGGCGGGCGCTGCCGTTACTGCCGTGCGGCGATCTCCATCCAGTATCCCCTGGTGGAGTTGCTCAGCGGCGTGCTGAGCGCGCTGGTGGTATGGAAGTTCGGCCCGACCTGGCCGGCACTCGCGGGCCTGGCCTTCACCTGGATGCTGATCGCGCTGGCCGGCATCGACTTCCGCACGCAATACCTGCCGGACCAGATCAACTACCCGCTGCTGTGGCTAGGACTGCTGCTCAGCGTGCTGCCGATGTTCGTGAACCCCGTGGCAGCCATCGTCGGCGCCGCGGTGGGCTATCTGAGCCTCTGGAGCGTGTACTGGCTGTTCAAGCTGGCCACCGGCAAGGAAGGCATGGGTTATGGCGACTTCAAGCTGCTCGCCGCCCTGGGAGCCTGGATGGGGCCGGGCAAGCTGTTGCCGATCGTGCTGCTGTCATCGCTGGTCGGTGCGCTGATCGGCGGCGCGCTGATCGCCTTGCGCAAGCATCAGCGCGAACTGCCGATGCCGTTCGGTCCCTTCATCGCGATGGCCGGCTGGATCTGCTTCATGGCCGGTGACTGGCTGCTGGATACCTACGCGCGGCTCACGGGCCTGCGATGA
- the coaE gene encoding dephospho-CoA kinase (Dephospho-CoA kinase (CoaE) performs the final step in coenzyme A biosynthesis.), producing MTAPRAFVVALTGGIASGKSAVARRFEALGIAVHDADVAAREVVKPGSEGLAAIVQTFGPGVLDEHGQLDRAAMRRRVFADDMARRQLEAITHPRVRTWLRERAAADPGPYCILAIPLLAENLAHYRWVDRILVVDAPESVQLERLVRRDGIDETLARRMIERQASREQRVTLADDLIENGGEEAALDAAVAALHQRYLAFARHQA from the coding sequence ATGACCGCGCCGCGCGCCTTCGTCGTCGCCCTGACTGGCGGCATCGCCTCGGGCAAGAGCGCGGTGGCCCGCCGCTTCGAAGCCCTGGGCATCGCCGTCCACGATGCCGACGTCGCCGCGCGGGAAGTGGTGAAACCGGGCAGCGAGGGCTTGGCGGCAATCGTGCAGACCTTCGGCCCCGGCGTACTCGACGAGCACGGTCAGCTGGACCGGGCGGCGATGCGCCGCCGCGTGTTCGCCGACGACATGGCCAGGCGCCAGTTGGAAGCCATCACCCATCCGCGCGTTCGGACCTGGCTGCGCGAGCGGGCGGCAGCCGACCCGGGGCCTTATTGCATCCTCGCCATTCCCTTGCTCGCCGAGAACCTCGCGCATTACCGCTGGGTGGACCGCATCCTCGTGGTGGATGCGCCGGAAAGCGTCCAGTTGGAACGGCTGGTCCGACGCGACGGCATCGACGAAACGCTCGCCCGCCGCATGATCGAGCGCCAGGCCAGCCGCGAGCAGCGGGTTACCCTGGCCGACGACCTGATCGAGAACGGCGGCGAGGAAGCGGCTCTCGATGCTGCTGTGGCCGCCCTGCACCAGCGCTACCTGGCCTTCGCCAGGCATCAGGCCTGA
- a CDS encoding Nudix family hydrolase: MLHVMAGVLMDAEGRVLLAQRPPGKHLAGCWEFPGGKLEPGESAHDGLVRELVEELGIEVEPGEPLVRIPWAYGERYLLLDARLVRRWRGDAAALEHTAIRWVDPHATDLGGLAPADRAILQALRLPHRYPITPADVPPGAHAACAGMLRGALTRGERLLQLRLPLWPIAQVRDLAAELLPLAREKGAHLMLNGDVEGARLLGPGTGVQLKAAQLEPGMGRPLPWEQPVGASCHDAAELARALALGADFATVSPVAATASHPGTPPLGWAAFGALAEAASFPVYALGGMGAADEAQARTMGGHGVSGIRGFWNG; encoded by the coding sequence GTGCTCCACGTCATGGCCGGCGTCCTGATGGACGCCGAGGGGCGCGTGTTGCTGGCGCAGCGTCCGCCGGGAAAGCATCTGGCCGGTTGCTGGGAATTCCCGGGCGGCAAGCTCGAGCCCGGTGAATCGGCTCATGACGGACTCGTGCGCGAGCTCGTCGAAGAGTTGGGTATCGAGGTCGAACCAGGCGAGCCGCTCGTGCGGATCCCTTGGGCCTATGGCGAGCGGTACCTGCTGCTGGACGCCAGGCTCGTACGCCGCTGGCGGGGCGACGCGGCAGCGCTGGAACATACGGCGATCCGCTGGGTCGATCCGCACGCGACCGATCTGGGCGGCCTGGCGCCGGCGGATCGCGCCATCCTGCAGGCACTGCGTCTGCCCCATCGTTACCCGATCACGCCGGCGGACGTTCCGCCCGGTGCGCACGCCGCCTGCGCGGGCATGCTGCGCGGCGCGCTGACGCGCGGCGAGCGATTGTTGCAGCTGCGCCTGCCGCTGTGGCCCATCGCGCAGGTGCGCGACCTCGCCGCCGAACTGTTGCCGCTGGCCCGCGAGAAGGGCGCGCACCTGATGCTGAATGGGGACGTCGAAGGGGCCCGGCTGCTGGGGCCGGGAACCGGCGTGCAGCTGAAAGCCGCACAGCTGGAACCCGGCATGGGCCGGCCCTTGCCCTGGGAGCAGCCGGTAGGAGCGAGCTGCCATGACGCCGCGGAGCTGGCCCGGGCGCTGGCGCTGGGCGCGGATTTCGCTACGGTCTCCCCGGTCGCCGCGACCGCCTCCCATCCCGGCACTCCTCCGCTCGGCTGGGCCGCCTTCGGCGCACTGGCCGAGGCCGCTTCGTTCCCGGTCTACGCCCTGGGCGGCATGGGGGCAGCGGACGAGGCCCAGGCCAGGACCATGGGGGGCCACGGGGTCTCCGGCATTCGCGGCTTCTGGAACGGCTGA
- a CDS encoding dihydrofolate reductase — protein MAISLIAALDENSAIGRKGQLPWHLPDDLRWFKDLTFGKYVLMGYNTAVSIGKALPGRTNLVLTRKHEAPFPGQVTVRSLEDGAARADGTGLMVIGGGEVYREALPKAQRLYLTWVNAAVDGADTFFPGVHFSEWTEVKRVHHKKDADHAYDFDMVEYIRSA, from the coding sequence ATGGCCATTTCGCTCATCGCCGCGCTCGACGAGAACTCTGCCATCGGCCGCAAAGGCCAGCTGCCCTGGCACCTGCCGGACGACCTGCGCTGGTTCAAAGATCTGACGTTCGGCAAATACGTGCTGATGGGCTACAACACCGCGGTGTCGATCGGCAAAGCCTTGCCGGGCCGGACCAACCTGGTGCTGACGCGCAAGCACGAGGCGCCGTTCCCGGGCCAGGTGACCGTGCGTTCGCTGGAAGATGGCGCGGCCCGCGCGGATGGCACGGGGCTGATGGTGATCGGTGGCGGCGAGGTCTACCGGGAAGCCCTTCCCAAGGCTCAGCGCCTCTACCTCACTTGGGTCAACGCGGCCGTGGATGGCGCCGACACGTTCTTCCCGGGCGTGCACTTCAGTGAATGGACCGAGGTCAAGCGCGTCCACCACAAGAAAGACGCCGATCACGCCTATGACTTCGACATGGTCGAGTACATCCGCAGCGCTTGA